A genomic stretch from Glaciecola nitratireducens FR1064 includes:
- the ubiG gene encoding bifunctional 2-polyprenyl-6-hydroxyphenol methylase/3-demethylubiquinol 3-O-methyltransferase UbiG produces the protein MTTVNVDNNEIEKFSALASKWWDLNGEFKPLHDINPVRLSFIEERSQGLASKEIVDVGCGGGILAESMARAGAQVTGIDLAKDSLDVAKLHGLESGVSVDYKLTSAEDFARAFPASKDIVTCLEMLEHVPDPASVIRACADIVKPGGRIFFSTINRNLKSWVMAILGAEYVLNLVPKGTHNHKKFITPAEMTRWIDSTSLVPKEITGLHLNPLNNTYYLSNKNVDVNYILYCEKPL, from the coding sequence ATGACCACAGTTAATGTTGATAACAATGAAATAGAGAAGTTTTCCGCTCTAGCTTCCAAATGGTGGGACCTTAACGGTGAGTTTAAACCACTTCATGATATAAATCCGGTACGACTCTCCTTTATAGAAGAAAGGTCACAAGGTTTAGCTTCAAAAGAGATAGTAGATGTAGGATGTGGCGGCGGCATTTTAGCTGAGTCTATGGCTAGAGCTGGCGCACAAGTGACCGGTATCGATTTGGCAAAAGATTCTTTAGACGTCGCTAAGTTGCATGGTCTGGAATCGGGCGTAAGCGTGGATTATAAGTTAACTAGTGCCGAAGATTTTGCTCGGGCATTTCCCGCGAGTAAAGACATTGTAACCTGTTTAGAGATGTTAGAGCATGTTCCCGACCCCGCGTCAGTTATTCGAGCTTGTGCCGATATTGTGAAGCCAGGAGGACGCATATTTTTCTCTACTATCAATAGAAACTTGAAATCATGGGTCATGGCTATTTTGGGCGCTGAATATGTGCTGAATTTAGTGCCAAAAGGCACGCACAATCATAAGAAGTTCATTACGCCGGCTGAAATGACTCGATGGATAGACAGCACATCTTTGGTTCCAAAAGAAATCACGGGCCTACATCTAAATCCGCTCAATAATACCTATTACCTGTCAAACAAAAACGTTGATGTGAATTATATCTTGTATTGTGAAAAACCGCTTTAG
- the gyrA gene encoding DNA topoisomerase (ATP-hydrolyzing) subunit A, whose translation MTDNAKEILPINIEDELKNSYLDYAMSVIVGRALPDVRDGLKPVHRRVLFAMNELKNDFNKPYKKSARVVGDVIGKYHPHGDSAVYDTIVRMAQHFSLRYMLVDGQGNFGSVDGDSAAAMRYTEIRMSKIAHELLADLEKETVNFVPNYDGQEHIPEVLPTKVPNLLVNGSSGIAVGMATNIPPHNLTEVINGCIELINNPELSIDELLEIIPGPDFPTAAIISGRKGIVEAYKTGRGKIYLRARAEIEQEDNGKETIIVHELPYQVNKARLIEKIADLVKEKRIEGVSALRDESDKDGMRIVIEVKRNESGEVLLNHLYANTQLQTVFGINMVALDNKQPRIFNLKDILQKFVLHRREVVTRRTVFELKKARDRAHILEGLAIALVNIDPIIELIKASQSPSDAKKSLISQGWDLGDVAEMLSRAGNNAARPDWLAPEFGIRDGQYFLTEEQAQAILDLRLNKLTGLEHDKILDEYKALLDTIAELLHILASSERLMEIIREELEAVRDEFGDERRTEITAATHDIDIEDLIEREDVVVTLSREGYVKYQKLSDYEAQRRGGKGKSATKMKGEDFIEKLLVANTHDHILCFSTRGRLYWLKVYQLPLASRNARGRPIVNILPLEEGERITAILPIQEFEAGKFVFMATTNGTVKKTELTQYSRPRANGIIAVNLNDGNELIGVDLTDGESEIMLFSDAGKVVRFSEDQVRPMGRTATGVRGIRLMETEKVVSLIVPKGEGDILTATENGFGKRTPIEQYPAKSRATKGVVSIKVSERNGLVVGAIQVDESKEIMLISDQGTLVRTRASEVSTVGRNTQGVRLIRTAEDELVVGLQRIDELEQEDLEDIDGESVEVTAESAETDSSVEAPDADTPSDSE comes from the coding sequence ATGACTGATAACGCTAAAGAAATCCTGCCGATTAATATCGAAGATGAATTAAAAAACTCTTACCTCGATTATGCGATGAGTGTCATCGTTGGTCGTGCTCTTCCCGATGTAAGAGATGGCTTAAAACCAGTTCATAGACGCGTTTTATTTGCGATGAACGAGTTGAAAAATGATTTCAACAAGCCCTACAAAAAATCAGCCCGTGTCGTCGGCGACGTCATTGGTAAGTATCACCCTCACGGTGATTCAGCGGTGTACGACACTATTGTTCGTATGGCGCAACACTTTTCATTACGCTACATGCTGGTAGACGGTCAAGGAAACTTTGGTTCTGTTGATGGTGATTCAGCTGCAGCAATGCGTTATACCGAAATTCGCATGTCTAAAATTGCACATGAATTGTTAGCAGATTTAGAAAAAGAAACCGTTAATTTTGTACCTAACTACGATGGTCAGGAACATATTCCTGAGGTATTACCAACTAAAGTACCTAATCTGTTAGTTAACGGTTCTTCTGGTATCGCGGTTGGTATGGCGACGAACATTCCGCCTCACAACCTCACAGAAGTCATCAATGGCTGTATCGAATTAATTAATAACCCTGAATTAAGTATTGATGAATTATTGGAAATTATTCCGGGTCCTGATTTCCCAACTGCAGCGATAATAAGTGGCAGAAAAGGTATCGTAGAAGCTTATAAAACAGGGCGTGGTAAAATTTATCTTCGCGCTAGAGCTGAAATCGAGCAGGAAGATAACGGTAAAGAGACAATTATTGTCCACGAATTACCTTATCAGGTAAATAAAGCACGTCTTATTGAAAAAATAGCGGACTTAGTTAAAGAAAAACGAATTGAAGGTGTTTCTGCACTGCGTGATGAATCCGATAAAGACGGTATGCGCATCGTTATCGAAGTTAAACGTAATGAGTCAGGTGAAGTACTGCTTAATCATTTGTACGCTAATACTCAGCTACAAACCGTGTTCGGCATCAATATGGTTGCCTTGGACAACAAACAGCCTCGTATTTTTAACCTGAAAGATATCTTGCAGAAATTCGTTCTGCATCGTCGTGAAGTAGTTACCCGAAGAACTGTTTTTGAGCTGAAAAAAGCACGCGACAGAGCTCATATTCTTGAAGGTTTGGCCATCGCGCTAGTTAATATCGATCCTATTATAGAATTGATTAAAGCATCTCAAAGCCCATCAGACGCTAAGAAGTCACTAATATCTCAAGGTTGGGATTTAGGAGACGTCGCTGAAATGCTATCAAGAGCAGGGAATAACGCAGCTCGTCCTGATTGGTTGGCACCGGAATTCGGTATTCGCGACGGGCAGTATTTCTTAACGGAAGAACAAGCTCAAGCTATTCTTGACTTACGTTTGAATAAACTAACCGGTCTTGAGCACGATAAGATCCTCGACGAATACAAAGCGTTACTTGATACGATTGCAGAGTTGTTACACATTTTGGCAAGTTCAGAGCGATTAATGGAAATCATTCGCGAAGAATTAGAAGCGGTGCGTGATGAATTTGGTGACGAGCGTCGTACGGAGATCACCGCGGCGACTCACGATATTGATATTGAAGATTTAATCGAGCGTGAAGACGTTGTGGTTACCCTGTCGCGTGAAGGTTATGTGAAGTATCAGAAACTGTCTGATTATGAAGCACAAAGACGTGGCGGTAAGGGTAAGTCGGCAACGAAGATGAAAGGCGAAGATTTCATCGAGAAATTATTGGTTGCGAATACTCATGACCATATTCTTTGTTTCTCAACGAGAGGCAGACTATATTGGCTTAAAGTTTATCAATTACCATTAGCGAGCAGAAATGCCCGCGGTCGTCCGATTGTGAATATTCTGCCCTTAGAAGAAGGCGAGCGCATTACTGCCATATTGCCTATTCAAGAGTTTGAAGCGGGCAAATTTGTGTTTATGGCCACAACTAACGGCACCGTTAAGAAAACCGAATTAACTCAATATTCACGTCCAAGAGCAAACGGCATCATTGCTGTGAACCTTAACGATGGAAATGAATTGATAGGTGTTGATTTAACGGATGGGGAAAGCGAAATTATGCTGTTCTCTGACGCCGGCAAAGTCGTTAGATTCAGCGAAGACCAAGTACGTCCAATGGGCAGAACAGCAACGGGTGTTCGCGGTATTCGTCTAATGGAAACCGAAAAAGTTGTTTCTCTCATTGTGCCTAAGGGCGAAGGAGATATTTTAACTGCAACTGAAAACGGTTTTGGAAAACGCACGCCAATAGAACAATATCCAGCGAAGAGCAGAGCAACCAAAGGCGTTGTTTCTATAAAAGTTTCTGAGAGAAATGGTTTAGTTGTTGGCGCTATTCAAGTGGACGAAAGCAAAGAAATCATGCTAATCAGTGACCAGGGTACGCTAGTGAGAACACGTGCTTCTGAGGTTTCTACCGTTGGCCGTAATACCCAAGGTGTTCGATTAATTAGAACAGCTGAAGATGAGCTAGTAGTTGGTCTACAGCGTATTGATGAACTTGAACAAGAAGACTTGGAAGATATAGACGGAGAATCAGTTGAAGTAACGGCAGAGTCTGCTGAAACCGATTCATCTGTCGAAGCACCTGACGCGGATACGCCAAGCGATTCAGAATAA
- the serC gene encoding 3-phosphoserine/phosphohydroxythreonine transaminase: MQNIFNFSAGPAMLPQEVMQQAQEELINWQGLGTSVMEVSHRGKPFIEVAEQAEADLRELLQIPANYTVLFMHGGGRAQFSAVPLNITKSSDLSQHLVTGQWSVGAEEEAQKFCRSSIVAKSKEIEGKMYVPKQDEWSIAEEPGYFHYCTNETVDGIEIDWVPKSQSGQVPIVADMSSNILSKPLNIEDFGIIYAGAQKNIGPSGLSVVIVRNDLIGFARKDTPAIFNYQLQAASGSMYNTPPTFSWYLAGLVFKWLKAQGGLTEIARVNQQKSQVLYKQIDATGFYSNNVHNEYRSKMNVTFKLSDESLNEVFLKQAESNGLVALKGHRAVGGMRASIYNAMPLAGAQALADFMKEFERKNG; encoded by the coding sequence ATGCAAAATATATTTAATTTTAGTGCTGGTCCAGCAATGCTTCCGCAAGAAGTTATGCAACAAGCCCAAGAGGAACTTATCAATTGGCAAGGCTTAGGCACGTCAGTGATGGAAGTCAGTCATCGTGGTAAGCCTTTTATCGAAGTTGCTGAACAGGCCGAAGCTGATCTGCGGGAGTTATTGCAAATACCGGCTAATTATACTGTCTTGTTTATGCACGGCGGCGGCAGGGCACAGTTTTCTGCAGTGCCGTTAAACATCACAAAATCATCTGATTTGAGTCAGCATCTAGTGACAGGACAATGGTCTGTCGGTGCCGAAGAGGAAGCGCAAAAGTTTTGTCGAAGCAGCATCGTTGCCAAGAGTAAAGAAATTGAAGGCAAAATGTATGTACCGAAGCAAGATGAATGGTCGATAGCCGAAGAACCTGGTTATTTCCACTATTGTACTAACGAAACTGTTGATGGTATTGAAATCGATTGGGTCCCTAAGTCCCAGAGCGGTCAGGTTCCAATTGTAGCCGACATGTCGTCAAATATACTATCGAAGCCACTGAATATCGAAGACTTTGGTATCATTTATGCCGGTGCGCAAAAGAACATAGGGCCATCGGGATTGTCGGTTGTCATAGTGCGAAATGATCTAATAGGCTTCGCCAGAAAGGATACGCCGGCAATCTTTAATTATCAGTTACAGGCAGCAAGTGGCTCAATGTATAATACGCCGCCAACGTTTTCTTGGTATTTAGCTGGACTCGTTTTTAAGTGGTTAAAAGCACAAGGTGGCTTAACAGAAATTGCACGAGTTAATCAGCAAAAAAGCCAAGTTTTATATAAACAAATCGACGCCACTGGTTTTTATAGTAATAACGTACATAATGAATATCGCTCAAAAATGAATGTAACTTTCAAATTAAGTGATGAATCCCTCAATGAAGTATTTCTCAAACAAGCGGAATCGAACGGTTTAGTCGCCTTAAAGGGACACCGAGCAGTAGGTGGTATGCGCGCGAGTATTTATAACGCAATGCCATTAGCCGGGGCACAGGCCTTGGCTGATTTTATGAAAGAATTTGAAAGGAAAAACGGATAG
- the aroA gene encoding 3-phosphoshikimate 1-carboxyvinyltransferase, translating to MNSLTLEPISHVDGEINVPGSKSLSNRALLLAALATGKTTLTNLLDSDDIKHMLTALTQLGVTYQLNDDKTKCEVHGLGGKFSTIKPLSLFLGNAGTAMRPLCAALAFSDVDAELTGEPRMEERPIGDLVDELVNAGADISYLKNKGFPPLRIKGKQLKTKSFNIDGSVSSQFLTALLMAAPLLEHEVSIHIIGELVSKPYIDITLKTMQTFGVSVINNNYESFVIGANQVYQSPGTFLVEGDASSASYFLAAAAIKGGTVKVTGVGKASIQGDIAFADVLEKMGANVTWGNDFIAVTGAPLKAVNMDMNHIPDAAMTIATTALFAEGTTRISNVYNWRVKETDRLHAMATELKKVGAIVEEGRDYITITPPEQLKHAAIDTYNDHRVAMCFSLLALGDAGITINDPGCTAKTFPTYFDEFRKIAK from the coding sequence ATGAACAGCTTGACTCTTGAACCCATTAGCCATGTAGATGGCGAGATAAACGTTCCCGGTTCAAAAAGTTTATCTAATAGAGCGCTTTTATTAGCCGCTTTGGCAACTGGCAAAACAACGTTAACTAACTTATTAGACAGTGATGATATCAAGCATATGTTAACGGCATTGACGCAGCTAGGTGTGACTTATCAATTAAATGATGACAAAACCAAGTGTGAAGTGCATGGCTTAGGCGGTAAGTTTTCAACGATAAAGCCGCTGTCTCTGTTTCTTGGCAATGCTGGAACAGCAATGCGTCCGCTTTGCGCGGCACTAGCATTTTCAGATGTCGACGCGGAGCTAACTGGCGAGCCTCGCATGGAAGAACGTCCTATTGGCGATTTAGTTGACGAACTGGTCAACGCTGGTGCTGACATCAGCTATCTAAAAAATAAGGGTTTTCCTCCACTGCGTATTAAGGGAAAGCAATTAAAAACAAAGTCATTTAATATTGACGGGTCTGTTTCAAGTCAGTTTTTAACCGCACTGTTAATGGCCGCACCATTGCTTGAACACGAGGTGAGCATACACATTATTGGTGAGCTCGTTTCAAAGCCCTATATTGATATCACACTAAAGACAATGCAAACTTTTGGTGTAAGCGTCATTAATAATAATTACGAATCTTTCGTTATTGGTGCAAATCAAGTTTATCAGTCACCGGGCACATTTTTGGTTGAAGGAGATGCTTCTTCGGCATCTTATTTTCTTGCTGCAGCCGCCATAAAGGGCGGTACTGTAAAAGTCACAGGTGTAGGAAAAGCGTCGATACAGGGTGATATCGCTTTTGCTGATGTACTTGAAAAAATGGGTGCTAACGTCACTTGGGGCAATGATTTTATTGCGGTAACAGGCGCGCCGTTAAAGGCAGTGAATATGGATATGAACCACATTCCTGATGCGGCCATGACTATAGCGACAACCGCGTTATTTGCTGAAGGCACTACGCGTATTTCTAATGTTTACAACTGGCGTGTGAAAGAGACTGACCGCCTGCACGCGATGGCAACCGAATTGAAAAAAGTGGGTGCCATTGTCGAAGAAGGACGAGACTACATTACGATAACTCCCCCAGAACAGCTGAAACACGCAGCTATAGATACGTACAATGATCATCGCGTAGCGATGTGCTTTTCTCTGCTTGCTCTTGGTGATGCAGGAATTACTATCAACGACCCTGGATGTACGGCGAAAACGTTTCCTACTTATTTTGATGAATTTCGAAAAATTGCGAAGTAA
- the cmk gene encoding (d)CMP kinase, translated as MQKVPVVTVDGPSGAGKGTLSTLLAEHYQWQFLDSGAIYRVLAVATTHHGIEPDDEVGIVPLASSLDVTFDTQNGVTRVILEGEDVTDDIRTEEVGSIASQVAALPTVREALLRRQRAFAEAPGLIADGRDMGTIVFPNADVKIFLTASAESRAQRRYDQLKLKGHDVKLPRLLSDIQARDERDSNRSVAPLVAASDALVIDSTSLGINQVLDKAKNFIESKLFGDDV; from the coding sequence ATGCAGAAGGTGCCAGTAGTAACTGTTGACGGGCCGAGCGGTGCAGGAAAGGGAACGCTAAGCACGCTTTTAGCTGAGCATTATCAGTGGCAATTTTTAGACAGTGGTGCAATTTATAGGGTATTGGCTGTCGCAACAACTCACCATGGTATTGAACCTGATGACGAAGTTGGGATCGTACCTTTAGCCTCCAGTTTAGATGTTACTTTTGACACTCAAAACGGAGTGACGAGAGTGATCCTTGAAGGCGAGGATGTTACTGACGATATTCGTACGGAAGAAGTAGGTTCAATTGCATCGCAAGTTGCAGCGTTACCCACCGTAAGAGAAGCATTATTAAGAAGGCAACGTGCCTTTGCTGAAGCGCCAGGACTCATTGCAGACGGCAGAGATATGGGTACCATTGTGTTCCCAAATGCAGACGTAAAGATATTTTTGACGGCAAGTGCCGAATCGCGAGCGCAAAGACGATACGATCAGTTGAAACTAAAGGGCCATGATGTTAAACTTCCGCGCCTTTTATCAGATATACAAGCTCGTGATGAGCGTGATTCGAATCGTTCCGTTGCTCCTTTAGTGGCCGCAAGTGACGCTTTAGTAATTGATTCAACCTCTTTAGGTATAAATCAAGTACTTGATAAGGCAAAGAATTTCATTGAATCCAAATTGTTTGGCGACGATGTTTAA
- the rpsA gene encoding 30S ribosomal protein S1, translated as MTENFAQLFEESLQQLETRPGAIVKGTVVSIDKDIVLVDAGLKSESAIPVDQFKAADGSLEIAVGDVVDVALDAIEDGFGETILSREKAKRHEAWVELERAYEEKETIKGVINGKVKGGFTVEVNTVRAFLPGSLVDVRPVRETVHLEGKELEFKVIKLDAKRNNVVVSRRAVIEAESSAERDQLLSNLEEGDEVKGIVKNLTDYGAFVDLGGVDGLLHITDMAWKRVKHPSEIVNVGDEINVKVLKFDKEKSRVSLGMKQMGNDPWQEIANRYPEGAKLSGAVTNLTDYGCFVEIEDGVEGLVHVSEMDWTNKNIHPSKVVNLGDVVEVMVLEIDEERRRISLGLKQCIDNPWETFAKSHEKGDKVSGKIKSITDFGIFIGLDGGIDGLVHLSDISWQKTGEDAVRDYKKGDEISAVVLQVDPERERISLGVKQIDEDPFNKYLTDNKKGVIVNGTVTEADAKGVTVQLGEEVVGYIRIGDLARDRVEDASEVVKVGDAIDAKFMGVDRKNRIVNLSVKAKDQADEKEAIDSVNKTDEAGFASAMAEAFKAAKGE; from the coding sequence ATGACTGAAAATTTTGCACAACTTTTTGAAGAAAGCTTACAACAGCTAGAAACTCGCCCAGGCGCAATCGTTAAAGGTACAGTAGTATCAATCGATAAGGACATAGTTCTTGTTGACGCTGGCTTAAAATCAGAAAGTGCTATTCCGGTAGACCAATTTAAAGCGGCTGACGGTTCATTAGAAATCGCTGTTGGTGATGTTGTTGACGTTGCATTAGATGCTATTGAAGATGGTTTCGGTGAAACTATTCTTTCTCGTGAGAAAGCGAAGCGCCATGAAGCATGGGTTGAGCTTGAAAGAGCTTACGAAGAGAAAGAAACAATTAAAGGTGTTATCAACGGTAAAGTTAAGGGTGGTTTCACAGTTGAAGTTAATACTGTACGCGCATTCTTACCTGGCTCACTTGTTGATGTTCGTCCTGTTCGCGAAACAGTTCACCTTGAAGGCAAAGAATTAGAATTTAAAGTTATTAAGCTTGATGCTAAGCGTAATAACGTTGTTGTTTCTCGTCGTGCGGTTATCGAAGCAGAGAGCAGCGCAGAACGTGATCAACTTCTTTCTAACTTGGAAGAAGGTGATGAAGTTAAAGGTATCGTTAAGAACCTTACTGACTACGGCGCGTTCGTAGACTTAGGTGGTGTAGATGGTCTTCTACATATCACAGATATGGCTTGGAAACGCGTTAAGCACCCAAGCGAAATCGTTAATGTTGGTGATGAAATCAACGTCAAGGTACTTAAGTTTGACAAAGAAAAATCACGCGTTTCATTAGGTATGAAGCAAATGGGCAACGATCCATGGCAGGAAATTGCTAATCGTTACCCAGAAGGTGCTAAGTTAAGCGGTGCTGTTACTAACCTAACTGATTACGGTTGCTTCGTAGAAATTGAAGACGGCGTTGAAGGTCTTGTTCACGTTTCAGAAATGGATTGGACTAACAAAAACATTCACCCATCTAAAGTTGTTAATCTTGGTGATGTAGTTGAAGTTATGGTACTTGAAATTGACGAAGAACGTCGTCGTATTTCTCTTGGCCTTAAACAGTGCATCGACAATCCTTGGGAAACTTTCGCTAAGTCACACGAAAAAGGTGACAAAGTGTCTGGTAAGATCAAGTCAATTACTGACTTCGGTATCTTTATCGGCCTTGACGGCGGCATTGACGGTCTAGTTCACTTATCTGACATTTCATGGCAGAAAACTGGCGAAGACGCAGTTCGTGACTATAAGAAAGGTGATGAAATATCAGCTGTTGTCCTTCAGGTTGACCCAGAGCGTGAACGTATCTCTCTAGGTGTTAAACAAATTGATGAAGACCCATTCAATAAGTATCTGACAGATAACAAGAAAGGTGTTATTGTTAATGGAACAGTAACTGAGGCCGATGCTAAAGGTGTAACAGTTCAACTTGGTGAAGAAGTTGTTGGTTATATCCGTATTGGTGACCTTGCACGCGATAGAGTGGAAGATGCGAGTGAAGTAGTGAAGGTTGGTGATGCAATCGATGCTAAGTTCATGGGCGTTGACCGTAAAAACCGCATTGTTAATCTTTCGGTTAAAGCTAAAGATCAGGCTGATGAAAAAGAAGCTATCGATAGCGTTAACAAGACTGACGAAGCTGGTTTCGCAAGTGCGATGGCAGAAGCATTTAAAGCTGCTAAAGGCGAGTAA